Part of the Vigna angularis cultivar LongXiaoDou No.4 chromosome 1, ASM1680809v1, whole genome shotgun sequence genome, taaacttttttttatacgcaagtgagagaaaaaatatatattaaaaattataataattaaagattGTATTGAGGGTTAACATTGATAGGAAGTATGAGGGCAATTTTTTCGATactttatcaatatttttttataatattttaatattatttatatgttattttagattaatttataatgatatttatgattattattaattgtaaaataattttaatcaatcatataataacacgtaaataatgttaaaatattataaaaagatgttgtgaaaagtattattattattatttttatctaatatttagATTGAATTggagttgtttttattttatattttctaatttaatctaatataattttatatgattgatTTAGATACAtattaagtaattaaataaaatattacttttttaaaaaatttaactaaacaagcctcaaaactaatattttattattactttaagtTAGGAATagtaactaaaatataaatatgaataatatgagataaaaaatgaaaaatcttagctaatataaaatatttccttATAATATTCCTATAACAACGTTCATATGATCAATTATGAGACTTTATTTACTATCctaaactattaaataaataataattttattatttatatattttataataggattatgtttggttaaatttatttatttaaaatttaagaatttattatTCACTCAATCTTATTAAGCAAACCTTTGAGGCAGCGTAGAATAAGTTTACAATCTTGTTACTAGATGTCTTGAATcatatactaataaaatacaacattcatcttattttaaatattctttgttAAATACTAATTCGGGTTGAATTTATTTActatagttttaatattattttttttaatttggtttgaatttttgttaattttattaaatttgatttttttatcaatattgtCTAAATAGTTAATAGATAATGGATAGTGTTTGTTGTTACATATTAATtcgtttttttaaaattaaaaacaatgttCATAGATCAAGTAAACATTATGTCATATATTATGATcagttttatatttgttatttttttaaatttagtttcaatttattttaaaataaaataattttgtttttttaaattaaaataaaatttaatttttatataaatattatacaaatagttttattaaaattcaaatttttttattaatataattttggtttaaaattacatggatttttgaaattttaaaaggttaaaaagtGGGAACAATGGTgttatttctcatttttaaaatatttattttaattttaaaccaattctaactctagattaaaattatttaataaaaatatcaatataatatttatataaaattaaatttgatctcattttaaaaataattaaaaaaaattaaacaataagaagagaaaacctcaaatttcttaaaatttacataaactCGTGTCCAACTTAAAGACATTTGATAATACTTTGAGACatttattagaatataaattaattgttcatttaaactaattaatcatgaatagtttttctatttttcttctaatatttATCCAATAAAGTATTTATCCAATTCAGCATGTTATATTCTATCGTGTTCTGGATTGCGGATAATATCATCATGGAATTTTTATTATCACGATAAAGTCTAAAAAGTTATACAGATCCTCAATACTTCTTGTAAGGTCTACTAGTACGTGAACTTATAATCCTATTCAAACACAATATTAAGTAAATCATGCAATCTTATAATCtcctttatatataattaggtCAACTTATTCTCATGTCACTAACAAAAGTGgacatatttttattagtatgtCTACAGTTACTCAGAAATTATGATAATTGAGTAACAAGTTCCGAACAACTTTATTCCATCCTACTTAAGTAACTCCAATATTTGGAACAAATAAATCTAATATTTGATGTTCCACTTTTTGTCACTTGATATACAAATCTAGCCTCTCAACCTTAACATTGCATATGCTCCCACATCAAAGTCTTTAGCATAATTTGTACTTATTAACTCCATAGTATACGTTTCAAATTAGGGTATAGAATTTGCTTTTCCTTGATCACCCCATGAAAGCACACATTTGAACCCTTTGTCTACTCAAACTAATCAATTTTTACTTACTCTTTCATATACCAAGTCaccttatttttctctcttagtTTCCTATCCATTTAAGAGCTAATCATGTTTTTCTTatctattataattatttagtgtattttatattaagtcactataaagatattttcatgaattttgtATAACAACAAATGATGAGTTAtattgaataatgtttttagAAGTTCTCATCTATGTGATTCATACTTTTGTGAGCATTGAAGAATTATAATGTTCTACTGATGTCATCATGGttctttaaaaattgaattcatcTTCTTAAAACATATGTTACTGTCATTTATTCTTGCATCAACACCATTCATGCCTTTGATGTGATggaacacaacacaataaacttggtaagattCTCTGTATCTAAAATATCCAATATTAGTGTATTCATTGATATGTGTTTATAGAAAGTTGTACTCACTTATTTATTTAAGCAAACAAATTATCTTTCTTAATTAGTTATATCAAAGCAATCAATATATCACATGCAATTACCCATTATCTAACCCACAAAACTGCTTATAATTAACCTCTCCTATACATTTAAGTCTTATGATTAatctctattaaaaaaataaaattaattttttttattcgttAAACTTGTATAAGATGTTGTCTTTGATTTTACTCTTATATCtataaatttaatactttttttttctcattaaatAACTATATAGCTATGTTTATAAGATTTGATACTATCACTTCTATCCTTTATTAGGTGTGACGGTTGTTATGTTTCTCGAACAATTCTCAAATAACTAAATCATGTTGACACAATCATAAGTAgaaataataaactaactacatcaatctaaaattttgattttagatAGGTCTCACACATCAAAATACAACActataaaaaattgaagttaatttatttgaaattaataaattaaaattatataacccTTTACAGGTTTACATAAATAAGAgtaggaaaataaattttaaatacctAAATAAAGTATGACAAAAAGAAAGTGTTAATTGTTAAATCTTCTCCTTAAACTTATACCTACTCAAAACTTATTGCAACTAATTCATGTTTttatattacataaatttaataaaagttagAGTCAATCATTTGCTATGTTTGAATTTACTTAAACATAAGAATTAGGTTAGAAAATCATCTTATATATTAGAAAGTATTGTTATCtaagaaacatataaaaatatagtgaTTTTTGGATGAATGAAATACATTACAAAAGTGTACAAATTTCATTCATAAGTCTATCCactcataaataattttaggaGAAAGCTGTGTGTTGGATTGGTTTAAGGAAgatgtgaaataaaaaaaaaaaaatcacatggGGGTGGTAAAATGGATATTGGAGAATATATAGATTGGATGAGTGAAACCCATGCACAGTACTTTCCATATGAGattgttaaaaaacaaaaaaatataaataatcgAGAATGACATTTCTACCCTCAGCACAAAATTCCACTTATCCAACTGACTTCAACCAAGTTTGCACCAACTCCTGATCCAAGTTTgcaaattacaaatatatttatgaagatagtattcaaatttcacttttataaagtaaattataatatatagtcaagtacaaatatcaatattttagaTGGCATTCAAAATTTCAATGGTTGAATCATAAGAGTTTGATTAAAGAAGTgtaagaatttaatttaaagagtgtaataaaaaaactacataCATGTTTACAAGagaagaacaagaaacaaaagttcaaaaaatttaacgaaaataaaaactatactcaaataaaaaaatttgatcaccaaaatttaatatttttttcggggttttatttttttgaaaaacaatacatttttaacaaatatttctaCATGACCGATCAGTTGGTttttgacaaatattttttaattggtaaaaaaaatctTGGCAACATATCTATAAATATTCATCATTTCTTATTAAACAAATAGTACTTAATATCTCAATACATTCATAATTTATCAGGTATaacaacataatataaattaatcaaccactattttcttttatttaaagtgAAACATTCCCGTAGAAGAGTCAGATCTAATttttaacatcatatttatataaattaaaattatataatatatttaaaaatataagtaatttatatgtatatcaatattattaaaaaaaattatgtatttttacatatattCGTATACATATATCtaccattaaatattttgtaaataataaaaatacattaaaagtcGTAGTAATATAAGTTTCTTTAATAAatgataaacttttttttttaattttataaatgaaaaatataatactatGATATCACGTGccacatttaaaatataattatctattAAATCATAATTGAATAGTGAATATAATTACTGATAAGTTCTATTTACTGAAAAGAACTACTTACTTTTATATAGATAAAACTATTTCCGAATCAAATTACATAACCATTTTACCAAACTCGTATATATTCCAATAAATGGGCAAAGTTTTCGTCCCTTATCGTTTCAAACGCTGAAAgatattttgttcttttctctttttgtaaAATCGATACTTTTTCATTCTATGTTGTCAACGTGTCCACATTATTCCAAGAGAACATTTCTTTCATACTCAAAGTCGTATATGGTATAAATTTGAAAGGTACGTTAAAACCTAAGAATGTTGGATCCATTTATTCCTAAATTTGTTTctgaattaatttaatatttaaaattataaaatattttgtttgatataaaaatattattagacatgagtcatttaaaaaaatgttatttcttACCATATTTAAGcactaattaaaataacatcttatattttttcttaaattaagtTAATTGATACTAATATTTAGCAACAAAAGTTTTGAGAACATGTTTTTTCTATGTCGCATCACCATCACACTTATCGAAAACAAATCAAAGACGCATCTATTTGGTAAACCGATGGTTAAATGAATGGgtaatttaaaactatataaaaatagagaaattttaaatttattactgtTTCGGTAATAATGGATGAACAAGTAAACAgcgttataaaaaaattaggactttatattaaaagattaatttaaaacacaaatttcctttttatatatttttttattaaaatttgtaagttGTGCTTAGATAttctatttcaattttttaatagtaaaatcttttaaagatgtttaattTCATAACGAGACTTTAGTGACTGTAACGTTGTGTCCCCAAATCACAAacttcataatattttttttaaaaaggttaaaactgtgtacaaaatcatgagtttgtaattttaaaaataaaaatagaaaaaaaaacttacaattaatttttttatgtattaaatcataatcatgttttgaaagaaggattttttaattctttaaaacatacttattcaaacaaaatagtaaatttaaactttatcttctgttacttataaaaaaaataggaaaggTAAATTATTCTTctgtttgattattttaaacttgGGTGGTAACTTTTTTAATCAGTATACTTCAACAGTTATAAAGCAGTTAAGGatgagattaaaataataatataaaaataattaagatgtGAGTTGCTGAGTGTAAAGTATCTGGTTTAGACGTGTGTTAAGCAGTGATGAAAAAAGCGcgtggagaagaagaagaaaacaatacCTTAACGCAGACCACAAAACAAAAATAGCATTATGAGGAACAAGTGCAATGCATTGACCAATGAAGACGAGGTTTAGTACAAACCCACACCTCACTGTGTTCTTCCCTTCTTCTGCCTTTGCTTTGCCTTTGTTTACTCACTCACTTCAACTCAATTATAAAAACCCATCATCGCTCTCactttcttcccttttcttttcaccTCTCTTCAACTTCCACAATCCATTCCtaccttcatcttcttccttcccATACCCTTTGGGATTTTACAGAGAACAAGTGATGATATCAAGGCGGCATAACTAAAAAGCCTTTCTTTCGTCTTATGGCATGTCTCAGGAGGAAGAAGCACTGCGTGCAACCCCAACAGCGCGTTTTTCTCTCAATTCCCAAATTTATCGCCAGATAAACCCCACATCTCTCATTTCTTTCCCACTCCATGACAATCTTTCGCTTCTTCTGCCCCTTCTTTATACTCTTCTTCACACAAACAGGTACTTTGATGCTTTCTTTGTCTAGTCTTTTTTAATCTCTGATTGATTTACTTACTTTTATGGACTTTAATTGATCTTTATGATTTTGCATGATTGTGGGTCGGTGCTCTCAGCATCTTATATTGAATCAAGTTCTTGGTACTGTTATTGTTTTTGATTgtatttcgttttttttttgtgttcttgtcCTGATTGCTTTCTTTTTATTCTGATGTTatggagtttttttttctttcatgctCTCCCTCCCCCTACCCTTTTTGGgtgagattttaattttaattttctatttttaatatgtacATATTGCTTTCTTTTCAAGTTATCATTATGATTGCATTGATCAGTGTCTTTCCTTCATGGTTTCACATGGGACCACTGTTCCTTGGACATATCATGATTGTTCCAATTGTGTCAATTCGTGGTTCTGATTATAGATGGGCTTTCTAATTGGGGTTTCTAGAGTTTCTACTTTTTGGTCTTTCATGTGCATATACTGAGTATCAATTTTGTTCGTGAATGGCCAAATAATTTTAGGACTGTAGAAGTTCTGATATGTTCTTTTATGTTGCCAACATCATGTTAATGGAGCTCTACCCTCCCTGTTTGGTTTCCAGGTTACGTGCAAGCGTTCACCGGGACCTATGGTATAAATTACGGGAGGATTGCAAATAATATTCCCTCACCTGATGACGTTGTTACTCTTCTTAGAGCAGCAAAAATAAGGAACGTTAGAATCTATGATGCTGATCACAGTGTTCTCCAAGCATTTAGTGGAACTGGGCTTGAAATTGTAGTGGGACTTCCAAACGGGCAGCTGCAAAACATGAGTTCGAGTGCAGACCATGCTTTGAGCTGGGTAAAAGAAAATGTACAGACATTTCTTCCTAACACACGAATTCGTGGAATTGCAGTAGGCAACGAGGTTTTGGGTGGGGAGGACTTTTCGCTGTGGGGAGTTCTTTTGGGTgctgttaaaaatatttacaatgcCACTAAGAAGCTTAATTTGGATAAACTGGTTCAGATTTCTACTGCAAACTCATTTGCAGTTTTTGCGACTTCCTACCCTCCCTCCTCATGTAAATTTAATGATAATGTTAGTCAGTATATGAAGCCTCTATTGGAGTTTTTCCAACAGATTGGCTCTCCTTTCTGTTTGAACGCTTACCCTTTCTTAGCCTACGCAAGTGACCCTGAACatattgatataaattatgCACTTTTTGAACCTACAGAGGGAATTTATGATCCCACATATCGTCTGCATTATGATAACATGCTCGATGCTCAGATTGATGCAGCATATGCAGCTTTGGAGAATGCTGGATTTCACAAAATGGAAGTTATAGTTACTGAGACTGGCTGGGCCTCAAACGGAGATCAAAGTGAAGCTGGAGCAAATGTAACTAATGCAAGGACATACAATTATAATCTGCGGAAAAGGCTTGCGAAGAGGAAAGGAACCCCACACAGGCCTAAAAATATTGTGAAGGCATACATTTTTGCATTGTTCAATGAGAATGAGAAGGGGGGGCATTTATCTGAGAGGAACTATGGACTGTTCAAGGCTGATGGGAGTATATCATATAACATTGGTTATCATGGACTCAGTGCTGGACATTCGTCTCTTTTGTCTCTTAAGGTACTTTAAATTTCATTTGATGCTATTTGTTTGTTTAAGCCCATTTAGAAGTTTTCTCACGCCaaacaaagaagagaaataaaatgaaaccaGGATCTCCCCCTATTTATTTGCAGTCTGTTctcattatatattttgtagttTTGGCAAGTGAGCTGGTTTATTGGAAGAGAGTTATGTCTTAACAAAATGTAACAAATCtactagatgatgatgatgcaatGCCATTCAATATACACTAGCATAGGCAATGTCAACTTTTGCACCACAACATTTATAAGAGACTTACTTATTGGAAAGTGATGATGCATCTTGGTACCTGCATGATAGGACTATATGGATTTGGAAGTTATGTAATTCTCAAAAGTGTATTTGAAGCATGCCATATAAAGAAGTAACAAAGAAAGTATTGAGAAATTTGCCCCACAAGTTGACAAAGGATGCCGGGCCATGTCAAGAAATTGCActtcattttgattttatttaattattggcTTTGTTTTATCGTGCCATTCAATATGAATTTATCTATTTTCAATTACTCATAAGAAAATAGAGATTgtgaaaatgtgttttttttttcattggtaCTACTTTCCCTACTATCTAGTTATAGACTAGTAGCAGAACATCTGGCACCGGCACTTTAATCTGTTTTCCATATCTGTATTCATACCAATACTATAGAATACTTCATTGTCAAACCTttgaaatacaaatatttttatgatcttttattttaataatgtctaagaaatgtgattttaatttggatttatACAATTACACTTGTACTATGTTTGAAAAAGTTTTGTACATTTTCAAATACGTTTATATCATGATATTCTTACAATAAATGTACTATTGTATGGGATACACATCATATCCGATACACATGTGTGCATCATAGGCAGAACCAAAACCAATGTTCCACGGTTTTAATAAGATTTATCAATATCCAAGCTATTTTAAGTCTTTATTTCATCATGATGGTTGCCGGTTATGCAAAGATGAGTCAAACctgttgtagtttgaaatggTTTTGGCTGGTTTGGAAGTCGCCCTGTTTTCTTTAGCAATATTCCAACTCCCAAGTGTTTGTAGAATGTGGATACAATTCAGTAATCAATGAATTCTCAATTCAGTACTTCCACTAACAGTTGGGAATTTAATTTTGCTGATAAAGAAGTTAGATTATGCAATCTTTCATATTGTGTTCTTTTGGTGTTTACTGTTTCCTTTTAATTTGACTTGGCAGAGTATTTGTAATGAAGGTTTGTCCTGGTCCTACACGATGGTATTCTGTTTATCTTCTTTGATATTGCTGATTTGCTGGAGTTAGAGATCTTATGTTACCAACCTGCTCAGCATACCAGTTCCTGCCAATGAAATGGGTTTGACTTTGCTCTATTTCATGCCTCACCATAGATCAAAATTATACCATTGATTGTCATATTTCATAAAGCGATATCTAGAAATTCTGATGTTCCCCCATATTCAGCAAATCTGTAATTATTTCACTTGAGAAAGCATTTCCTTCCTTTGATGAGAACTagatttttcactttttactaatatattttaaattttggacacagattctaattttatataatacacGTAAATTTTGGTATTTTGTCTGTTTGTCAAAGCATTTAAAAATAGAGGCAAATTGGTCTAAATTTTGGTATTTTCAGCAATAATTACGTAATTACATGACACATCAATAAAATTGTCAACTCGATAATGCATGTTGCCAAAAGTATTATTATGTCAACTGAAGATGTTACAGAGGCTAAAATCAATAGTGATATGTTTATacagattaaaacaaaaaatgttttatttacaGGAATTAAGCGACtaataacaaaaagaaatgatAAAGTCTATAAATATGTGAAAACAACCTATTTTATAGtggatgaaataaaaaagtgaCACATTtacaaaatcatatttaattgtTAAGTTGAAGTTGATAAATAGTTGTTAGACATCCTAAAAtgacttaaatatttttttttttaaattagtcatTGCTACtatcaacaaaatttatcaattttttcatcttgattctgtttattattataacaaatttgcaataattaactaaatatatttttattttatttattttgaattttaaattactaaattcaatttgtttctattttttcttgttggcaataaaagtattaaaataggTCAGTTAAGTGGCTTGAAAAGTTAGTGAATAGatcaaattagaaaaagaaattacaacatAAATTGGACTGTTCATTCTTTTGATGAAAGAAAACTTCTTCAGCAGGGGAAAACATGGGGAGGAACCTGATCTTGAAAGATTGATCCAAAATTTCAATTCCAAAATCCAACTTGACAATGAAAGAATGATGTCAAAGCATTTAGTCCAGAAATTATAGAGTTTTTGAATAGAAT contains:
- the LOC108322547 gene encoding glucan endo-1,3-beta-glucosidase 14 codes for the protein MTIFRFFCPFFILFFTQTGYVQAFTGTYGINYGRIANNIPSPDDVVTLLRAAKIRNVRIYDADHSVLQAFSGTGLEIVVGLPNGQLQNMSSSADHALSWVKENVQTFLPNTRIRGIAVGNEVLGGEDFSLWGVLLGAVKNIYNATKKLNLDKLVQISTANSFAVFATSYPPSSCKFNDNVSQYMKPLLEFFQQIGSPFCLNAYPFLAYASDPEHIDINYALFEPTEGIYDPTYRLHYDNMLDAQIDAAYAALENAGFHKMEVIVTETGWASNGDQSEAGANVTNARTYNYNLRKRLAKRKGTPHRPKNIVKAYIFALFNENEKGGHLSERNYGLFKADGSISYNIGYHGLSAGHSSLLSLKSICNEGLSWSYTMVFCLSSLILLICWS